Proteins encoded together in one Anaerotignum propionicum DSM 1682 window:
- a CDS encoding PadR family transcriptional regulator: MKENTGKSKYVILGMLARMPQTGYNMKKWIEKEYSHFWQESYGQIYPTLKKLVAEGLAVPSEEQGNGRGQITYSITDDGRKELDHWLRKAPEIEKLRYEILLKVSFGENTEPNVLLGHLDDFATRNENMIRDMKEYLQYFELLKEQGIDCTYSHLTALCGVYIYSAMRDWAGEAKRIISEREVDSK, translated from the coding sequence ATGAAAGAAAACACAGGGAAATCAAAATATGTGATATTGGGAATGCTTGCCCGCATGCCACAAACGGGATACAACATGAAAAAATGGATCGAGAAAGAATACAGCCATTTTTGGCAGGAGAGTTATGGTCAAATTTATCCTACATTGAAAAAATTGGTTGCCGAAGGGCTGGCTGTTCCTTCGGAAGAACAGGGAAATGGGCGAGGGCAGATTACATATAGTATAACGGATGACGGTAGGAAAGAGCTTGATCATTGGTTGCGGAAAGCACCGGAAATAGAAAAGCTTCGATATGAAATACTGCTGAAAGTTTCCTTCGGTGAGAATACAGAGCCGAATGTGTTACTTGGGCATTTAGATGATTTTGCCACGAGAAATGAAAATATGATTCGTGATATGAAAGAGTATTTGCAGTATTTTGAACTTCTGAAAGAGCAGGGGATAGACTGTACTTATAGCCACCTGACTGCACTTTGTGGTGTTTACATCTATTCCGCAATGAGAGATTGGGCTGGGGAGGCCAAAAGAATTATTTCGGAGCGGGAGGTTGATTCTAAATGA
- a CDS encoding sensor domain-containing diguanylate cyclase: MKKHILLISNLIIIFSLIAGFIGVVYKQTKSYQNLAEEYLANILSIAEVDITKQIENAMTKPVMVSKTMANDEFLKKWFGNEKENQNRDGYMNELYSYLNAYKEKYGYTTVFCVSEQTGNYYFQDGLNKKLSENDEHDIWYYNFIKSGNEYDIQIDINEADGNTITSFVNFRMESEDGELLGVIGVGLEISDIEGIVRSYEENYNLSVYVVNVRGSENSFGKDTDVFVSEEELARRTGIQNKILTDFSTEPYMKWFTSPNERKCIITKYDENLGWYLILEKDTISINRSFQKGIMDNIIFMLISLAACIMVTTAVFLNFNHRTIEMENTDELTGLPNSKLFYRQYRSFVRKHHEHRKIIFMFDIDNFKDMNDTQGHLFGNEVLAKVGESLKKTVEGHGIAARWGGDEFIGALDTGPQEAEGILKGFMEDLRNLEKEKGYIVTVSVGIAEIHKPFSAEQLIQKVDEAVYISKQNGRNQITIYKPNH; the protein is encoded by the coding sequence GTGAAAAAACATATCTTGCTGATAAGTAACTTAATTATTATTTTCTCTTTAATAGCCGGTTTTATTGGAGTGGTATATAAACAGACAAAATCGTATCAAAATTTGGCTGAAGAATACCTGGCAAATATTCTTAGCATCGCAGAGGTTGATATTACAAAGCAAATTGAAAACGCCATGACAAAACCTGTGATGGTGTCAAAGACAATGGCAAACGATGAATTTTTGAAAAAATGGTTCGGCAATGAAAAGGAAAATCAAAATAGGGATGGTTATATGAATGAATTATACAGCTATCTCAATGCTTACAAGGAAAAATACGGCTATACAACGGTTTTCTGTGTATCAGAACAAACGGGAAATTATTATTTTCAAGATGGTTTAAATAAGAAACTTTCGGAAAATGATGAACATGATATTTGGTATTATAATTTTATCAAATCCGGAAATGAATACGATATTCAAATTGATATTAACGAAGCGGATGGCAACACCATTACTTCCTTTGTTAATTTTCGTATGGAAAGTGAAGACGGAGAACTTCTTGGTGTCATTGGAGTAGGCCTTGAAATCTCTGATATAGAGGGCATTGTTCGTTCCTATGAAGAAAATTACAATTTATCTGTATATGTTGTGAATGTGAGAGGCTCTGAAAACTCTTTTGGTAAAGATACGGATGTTTTTGTGAGCGAGGAGGAATTGGCAAGGCGAACAGGAATACAGAATAAAATATTAACTGATTTTTCCACTGAGCCATATATGAAATGGTTTACCTCCCCAAATGAAAGAAAATGTATTATAACGAAATATGATGAAAACCTGGGTTGGTATTTGATTTTGGAAAAAGATACAATTTCAATCAATCGTTCCTTTCAAAAAGGAATTATGGATAATATAATTTTTATGCTTATTTCCCTCGCTGCATGCATTATGGTGACAACAGCTGTTTTTTTGAATTTTAACCATCGTACCATTGAAATGGAAAACACAGATGAATTGACGGGGTTACCCAATAGCAAACTGTTTTATAGGCAGTATCGTTCCTTTGTGAGAAAGCATCATGAGCATAGAAAGATTATTTTTATGTTTGATATAGATAATTTCAAAGATATGAATGATACGCAGGGGCATTTATTTGGAAATGAAGTACTTGCTAAGGTGGGAGAATCACTGAAAAAGACAGTTGAGGGCCATGGAATTGCTGCCCGATGGGGCGGAGATGAATTCATTGGTGCACTTGATACTGGGCCCCAAGAGGCAGAGGGCATACTCAAAGGATTTATGGAGGATTTAAGGAATCTGGAGAAGGAGAAAGGGTATATAGTGACTGTCAGCGTAGGTATTGCAGAAATTCATAAACCATTCAGTGCGGAGCAACTGATACAAAAGGTGGATGAAGCCGTTTATATTTCCAAGCAAAACGGAAGGAATCAAATTACAATTTATAAACCTAATCATTAA
- a CDS encoding FAD:protein FMN transferase — protein sequence MKRKIAMAILLCFTFSFATGCAEKRDEAQNMLNKHAEANLHEMTTFSMDTVMQFTIYHENGEEILTDAEQEIRRLERLFSVTLEDSEISKLNAQSGLDSVKLSADTEEVLKHGKEIGELTNQAFDIAISPVVKAWGFTTDGEKHVPAQETLENLLPLTNIDDLVIDENTSTAQLLKKGMAVDLGGIAKGYASDKVAALLKEKGVTSGLFSLGGNIGAIGTKPNGENWKVAIENPLNANDYVGLLAIQDCFVITSGGYQRYFEEKGKRYHHIIDSNTGYPADRGLLSVTIISKDGTKADGLSTALFVMGLDKAVQLWRSSNDFEAVFVTEDGRVIATEGAANIFTFEGRDNDFKFETVER from the coding sequence ATGAAAAGAAAAATAGCAATGGCAATCCTACTGTGCTTTACATTTAGTTTTGCTACTGGGTGTGCAGAAAAGCGAGATGAAGCCCAGAACATGCTAAACAAACATGCAGAGGCAAACCTGCATGAAATGACAACATTTTCCATGGACACTGTGATGCAATTTACCATATACCATGAAAATGGTGAAGAAATTTTAACAGATGCGGAGCAGGAAATACGCAGGCTGGAAAGATTATTTTCTGTAACTTTGGAAGACAGTGAGATTTCCAAATTGAATGCACAGTCAGGTTTAGATTCAGTTAAGCTTTCTGCGGATACAGAAGAGGTATTGAAGCATGGAAAGGAAATTGGAGAGCTGACGAATCAAGCATTCGATATTGCCATATCACCGGTGGTAAAAGCATGGGGCTTTACCACTGATGGTGAGAAGCATGTTCCGGCGCAGGAAACCTTGGAAAACCTTCTGCCATTAACAAATATTGATGATTTAGTGATTGATGAAAATACATCAACCGCTCAATTACTAAAAAAAGGTATGGCGGTTGATTTAGGTGGAATTGCAAAGGGATATGCCTCTGATAAAGTTGCGGCATTATTGAAAGAAAAAGGTGTAACCAGTGGTTTATTTTCTTTGGGTGGCAATATTGGTGCTATCGGAACGAAGCCAAACGGCGAAAATTGGAAGGTAGCCATCGAAAATCCTTTAAATGCCAATGATTATGTAGGATTACTCGCCATTCAGGATTGTTTCGTCATAACTTCTGGTGGCTATCAACGCTATTTTGAGGAAAAAGGAAAACGTTATCATCACATAATTGATTCTAATACTGGGTATCCTGCTGATAGAGGTCTTTTATCTGTTACCATTATTAGCAAGGATGGTACGAAAGCTGATGGGTTATCAACCGCGTTGTTTGTTATGGGCTTAGATAAAGCTGTGCAGCTATGGCGAAGCAGTAACGACTTTGAAGCGGTTTTTGTAACAGAGGATGGGCGCGTGATTGCCACAGAGGGTGCGGCGAACATTTTTACTTTTGAAGGTAGAGATAATGACTTTAAGTTTGAAACAGTGGAAAGATGA
- a CDS encoding helix-turn-helix domain-containing protein: MYKNKNSDGSLNLCGNKIKELRQAITPTVSQRMLANKLQLIGIDLDKNAIQKIESGTRFVTDIEIVAFAKIFNITTDELLK, translated from the coding sequence ATGTATAAAAATAAAAATTCGGATGGCTCATTAAATCTCTGTGGTAATAAAATTAAAGAATTAAGACAAGCCATAACCCCTACAGTATCCCAGAGAATGCTTGCAAATAAATTACAGCTCATAGGAATTGATTTAGATAAGAATGCCATTCAAAAAATTGAAAGTGGCACAAGATTTGTAACAGACATTGAAATTGTTGCTTTCGCCAAGATATTTAATATTACCACAGATGAACTATTAAAATAA
- a CDS encoding GNAT family N-acetyltransferase, with protein MNMQLIYEVPSAQDYVSLRMRSGMGGKDINRSQIALKNSLFTVSIYDKEELIGFGRIVGDGGITYVVSDIMVDMAYQGKGYAKEIMKAINWYFEENSLEDSYVCLIANYPADLLYQKYQFDYLPENKCGMLRNQKKQTFI; from the coding sequence ATGAATATGCAACTTATTTATGAAGTACCATCAGCACAAGATTATGTAAGTCTTCGGATGCGCTCCGGAATGGGAGGTAAAGATATAAATAGAAGCCAAATAGCTCTAAAAAATTCTTTATTTACAGTGTCCATCTACGATAAAGAGGAACTGATTGGCTTTGGAAGAATTGTTGGCGATGGCGGTATCACCTACGTTGTAAGTGACATTATGGTAGACATGGCCTATCAAGGTAAGGGATATGCCAAGGAAATTATGAAAGCGATCAACTGGTATTTTGAGGAAAATTCCCTCGAAGACAGTTATGTTTGTTTAATAGCAAATTATCCTGCAGACCTATTATATCAAAAGTATCAATTCGACTACTTACCAGAGAACAAGTGCGGCATGTTGCGCAATCAAAAAAAACAGACATTTATTTAG
- a CDS encoding undecaprenyl-diphosphate phosphatase — MSLEFIEILKVIFIGIVEGITEWLPISSTGHMLLVDQFIALNMSIPFKEMFFVVIQLGAILAVVVIFWKKMFPFQFGNKAQSIIKKETFSLWFKVVIACVPGAIVTILFDDYIEANLHTPMVIALALIFYGVAFIVIELWNKKRLPTTTRLNDITYKTAFIIGLFQVLSIIPGTSRSGATIIGALLIGISRVVAAEFTFFLAVPVMFGLSALKILKFGFSFTSAELLILGIGMVVAFVVSVIVIKFLLGYIKKHDFKVFGWYRIILGIIVIAYFAIL, encoded by the coding sequence ATGTCACTTGAGTTCATAGAAATTTTAAAAGTTATTTTTATTGGTATTGTAGAGGGAATTACTGAGTGGTTGCCAATCAGCAGCACAGGACATATGCTTCTGGTTGACCAGTTTATTGCCCTGAATATGAGCATTCCATTTAAAGAAATGTTTTTTGTTGTAATTCAGCTTGGAGCAATCCTTGCAGTTGTGGTGATATTTTGGAAAAAAATGTTTCCCTTTCAGTTTGGAAATAAAGCACAATCTATCATAAAGAAGGAGACCTTTTCCCTTTGGTTCAAAGTGGTGATTGCATGTGTCCCTGGGGCTATTGTAACTATCCTTTTTGACGATTATATTGAAGCCAATTTACACACTCCTATGGTAATTGCTCTGGCCTTAATTTTTTATGGTGTTGCGTTTATTGTAATTGAACTATGGAATAAAAAGCGCTTGCCAACCACCACAAGGTTAAATGACATCACCTACAAAACAGCGTTTATCATCGGACTATTCCAAGTGCTTTCCATTATTCCCGGCACTTCTCGTTCAGGAGCTACAATTATTGGTGCATTACTGATTGGTATATCAAGAGTGGTCGCCGCAGAATTCACCTTTTTCCTGGCAGTTCCTGTTATGTTTGGCTTAAGTGCCCTTAAAATACTGAAATTTGGATTTTCCTTTACAAGTGCAGAGCTGCTTATCTTAGGCATCGGTATGGTAGTAGCCTTTGTAGTATCTGTTATAGTCATAAAATTTCTCCTTGGATATATTAAAAAGCATGATTTCAAGGTATTTGGCTGGTATCGGATTATCCTTGGTATCATTGTGATAGCATACTTTGCTATACTTTAA
- the abc-f gene encoding ribosomal protection-like ABC-F family protein — protein sequence MSQINIKNLTFSYDGSYDTVFENVSFQIDTDWKLGFTGRNGRGKTTFLNLLLGNYEYGGTITKSVEMAYFPYPIENMSQLTINVIEDIYPNYLQWELIKELNFLELSDEVLYRTFDTLSKGEQTKILLAVLFLKENTFLLIDEPTNHLDAQGRQIVSKYLSQKKGFILVSHDRDFLDSSIDHILSINKNNIEIQKGNFSSWYQNKQLQDSYEIAQNEKLKTEISRLNKTAKEKRSWSDKTEASKFGEGPCDRGYIGHKAAKTMKRAKSIQKRMESSIEEKQKLLKNIEIAEDLKMEQFTHHSKTLITFDDVSAYYGEKIVCEHISFSINTGDIISVWGKNGTGKSTILKLICGENISHTGTIYIAPELKISYISQDTSTLRGNLTEFAKECDIDESLFKSILRKLDFSRIQFEKDISVFSGGQKKKVLIAKSLCEKAHIHIWDEPLNFVDVLSRIQLERVIHDFKPTLLFVEHDKAFCENVATKKIIL from the coding sequence ATGTCACAAATAAATATTAAAAACCTGACTTTTTCATATGATGGAAGTTATGATACAGTCTTCGAAAATGTAAGTTTTCAGATTGATACTGATTGGAAACTAGGCTTTACCGGCAGAAATGGCAGAGGTAAAACTACGTTTCTAAACCTTTTACTTGGTAATTATGAATATGGAGGCACCATTACGAAATCAGTAGAAATGGCATACTTTCCCTATCCCATTGAAAATATGTCTCAACTTACAATTAATGTGATAGAAGATATCTACCCTAATTATTTACAATGGGAATTAATAAAAGAATTAAACTTTTTAGAACTATCTGATGAAGTATTATATCGCACCTTTGATACGCTTTCAAAGGGAGAGCAAACCAAAATTTTGCTGGCTGTTTTATTTCTAAAAGAAAATACATTTTTGCTGATTGATGAACCAACCAATCATCTGGATGCCCAGGGCAGGCAAATTGTAAGCAAATATCTCAGCCAAAAGAAAGGCTTTATTTTGGTCTCTCATGATAGGGATTTCTTAGATTCCAGTATTGATCACATTCTTTCCATTAATAAGAACAACATTGAAATACAAAAAGGAAACTTCTCTTCTTGGTACCAAAATAAACAGCTACAAGATTCATATGAGATTGCTCAAAATGAGAAATTAAAAACAGAAATTTCCAGACTAAATAAAACCGCAAAAGAAAAACGATCGTGGTCAGATAAAACAGAAGCAAGTAAGTTTGGAGAAGGCCCCTGCGACAGAGGCTACATTGGGCATAAAGCGGCTAAAACCATGAAAAGAGCCAAATCTATTCAAAAACGTATGGAAAGCAGCATTGAAGAGAAACAGAAATTATTGAAAAATATTGAAATCGCTGAAGATCTAAAAATGGAACAATTCACGCATCATAGTAAGACATTGATTACATTTGATGATGTCTCAGCATATTATGGCGAAAAAATTGTGTGTGAACATATTTCTTTTTCCATAAATACAGGTGATATTATATCTGTATGGGGCAAAAACGGTACAGGCAAATCAACAATTTTAAAATTAATTTGTGGGGAAAATATTTCCCATACAGGTACCATTTATATTGCACCAGAGCTGAAAATCTCATATATTTCACAAGATACCTCTACCCTTCGCGGTAATTTAACTGAATTTGCAAAGGAATGTGATATCGATGAGAGCTTATTCAAATCAATATTACGAAAATTAGATTTTTCTCGAATACAGTTTGAAAAAGATATCTCTGTTTTCAGCGGCGGTCAAAAAAAGAAGGTCCTCATTGCCAAAAGCCTATGTGAAAAGGCCCATATTCATATTTGGGATGAACCCCTTAACTTTGTTGATGTGCTATCACGCATTCAATTAGAACGAGTGATTCATGATTTTAAACCTACCCTCTTGTTTGTTGAACATGACAAGGCTTTTTGCGAAAATGTAGCAACCAAAAAAATTATACTTTAG
- a CDS encoding DMT family transporter has protein sequence MYIFFSLLAGCLVILCISINGRLAIKVGLIQAGITNYLVGLICSIVYFIITSNGLPIDFLYSSIPFYYFLGGVVGSVIMLLNSIIINNLSAVYVTVLVFIGQLSIGVFIDYLQAGDLPVGKVIGGMLILAGLNVYIKGGERTDLTHDKMEV, from the coding sequence ATGTACATATTCTTTTCATTATTAGCAGGATGCTTAGTAATTCTGTGTATTTCAATAAATGGGAGGCTGGCTATCAAAGTTGGATTAATTCAAGCGGGTATAACGAATTATCTAGTGGGGCTTATCTGTTCAATTGTTTATTTTATTATAACAAGTAATGGTTTGCCCATTGATTTTTTATATTCAAGCATTCCATTTTATTACTTTTTAGGAGGGGTAGTGGGGTCAGTAATTATGCTTTTAAATAGTATAATAATAAATAATCTGTCAGCCGTTTATGTAACTGTTTTGGTGTTTATTGGACAGCTTTCCATAGGCGTTTTTATCGATTATTTACAGGCGGGTGATTTACCTGTGGGAAAAGTAATAGGGGGAATGTTGATCTTAGCTGGATTAAACGTTTATATAAAGGGTGGGGAAAGGACAGACTTAACGCATGATAAAATGGAAGTTTGA
- a CDS encoding TetR/AcrR family transcriptional regulator, producing the protein MERNKKKEYIQDAIIDGIFSLLLEKNWASLSSNEICEEAGVSKRTLYAYFHSQDEMYLELVKRSFERMNVAMGDAMTQKVCAFDKIIYLGEAYIKFMLENPREGALILGFDEKRYENQYEKQVNEIHLIANQYELMHLFRELNLNTTVFDGNLAVFLWAHIQGIAQLLHSKGKWMEEYYGVSIENIIEGQMKLTRQMLGGLK; encoded by the coding sequence ATGGAACGAAATAAGAAAAAAGAATACATTCAAGATGCAATTATCGATGGGATTTTTTCTTTACTTTTAGAAAAAAACTGGGCAAGCTTGTCTAGCAATGAAATATGTGAGGAAGCCGGCGTCAGTAAAAGAACTTTATACGCCTATTTTCATAGTCAAGATGAGATGTATTTAGAATTGGTAAAAAGAAGTTTTGAACGAATGAATGTTGCCATGGGTGATGCCATGACACAAAAGGTTTGCGCTTTTGACAAAATCATTTACTTAGGTGAGGCATACATAAAGTTTATGCTGGAAAATCCAAGAGAGGGCGCATTAATCCTTGGATTTGATGAAAAAAGGTATGAGAATCAGTATGAGAAACAAGTAAATGAAATTCATTTGATTGCAAATCAATATGAATTGATGCATTTATTTCGAGAATTGAATTTGAATACCACGGTATTTGACGGAAATCTGGCAGTTTTTTTATGGGCACATATTCAAGGTATTGCTCAGTTACTCCACAGCAAAGGGAAATGGATGGAGGAATATTATGGTGTTTCCATTGAGAATATTATTGAAGGGCAAATGAAGCTAACAAGACAGATGCTTGGAGGATTAAAATGA
- a CDS encoding flavodoxin family protein, translated as MSTLVVFFSFEGNTKLVGDVIAKTMKADTVELKTSKQYPTEGFGKFFWGGKSVLFGEKPQLINERIDLSKYDTVVIGTPIWAGSFAPPIKSFITQYKMEGKRIALFACHGGGGAKKCFSKLKEAFPENQFIGEIAFVEPKKNSEVSSNEAAKWASEL; from the coding sequence ATGAGCACATTGGTTGTATTTTTTTCTTTTGAGGGGAACACAAAGTTGGTGGGAGATGTCATTGCCAAAACAATGAAAGCAGATACGGTGGAGTTAAAAACCAGCAAACAGTATCCAACAGAGGGATTTGGAAAGTTTTTTTGGGGAGGCAAAAGCGTTCTTTTTGGTGAGAAGCCCCAACTTATTAACGAAAGAATTGATTTGAGCAAATACGACACGGTTGTTATCGGAACACCGATTTGGGCAGGTTCTTTTGCGCCTCCAATAAAAAGTTTTATAACACAATATAAAATGGAGGGGAAACGGATTGCCCTGTTTGCATGCCATGGTGGAGGCGGAGCAAAGAAGTGTTTTTCAAAATTGAAAGAAGCTTTTCCTGAAAATCAGTTTATTGGAGAGATTGCTTTTGTGGAACCTAAGAAAAATTCTGAGGTGAGTTCTAATGAAGCTGCCAAGTGGGCGTCAGAACTTTAA
- a CDS encoding DMT family transporter, translating into MYKFMATLDGVLIGLMVVLNGILASKTGNTQSLVIIHGVGFLGSIVLLIGSRTRLKSIKGLPYYLFTAGALGIFTVLFNNISFLKLGATLTLCLNLLGQLFASMIIDHFGLLGQQINKVNFLKLLGVAIMTLGIIAMILI; encoded by the coding sequence ATGTATAAATTTATGGCTACATTAGATGGTGTCTTGATTGGTTTAATGGTAGTGCTGAATGGAATTTTAGCTTCTAAAACGGGAAATACCCAGTCCCTTGTAATAATCCATGGAGTTGGTTTCTTAGGATCCATCGTTTTACTTATAGGTAGTCGTACCCGCCTAAAAAGTATTAAGGGGTTGCCTTATTATCTTTTTACAGCTGGGGCATTGGGCATTTTTACTGTGCTTTTTAACAATATTAGTTTTTTAAAGCTTGGTGCCACTCTTACGCTTTGCCTAAATTTGCTTGGACAACTTTTCGCTTCTATGATAATAGATCATTTTGGTCTGCTGGGTCAACAGATAAATAAGGTTAATTTTCTAAAACTCCTTGGAGTTGCAATAATGACCTTAGGAATTATAGCCATGATATTAATTTAA
- a CDS encoding type II toxin-antitoxin system Phd/YefM family antitoxin — MLAVNYTNLRENMKAYMDKVTDDYETMIVTRKDNKNVVMISEEAYNNLIENIYVMDNKHNYDWLMESKAQLENGNTKTHELVEVNEDE, encoded by the coding sequence ATGTTGGCTGTCAACTATACTAACTTAAGGGAAAACATGAAAGCATATATGGATAAGGTGACAGATGATTATGAAACTATGATTGTCACTAGAAAGGATAACAAGAATGTGGTCATGATTTCTGAAGAAGCTTATAATAATTTAATTGAAAACATTTATGTTATGGATAATAAACATAACTATGATTGGTTGATGGAGTCAAAAGCTCAACTTGAAAATGGTAATACTAAAACTCATGAGCTGGTTGAGGTAAATGAGGATGAATAA
- a CDS encoding SLOG family protein, whose translation MEKTKTCCFAGHRRLPKDNIQRIMIRLNQEIDNLISQGVTDFISGGALGFDQIAASVITAKKEMGYDVKLVFALPCRNQDVLWTTEQKKLYHGLLDEADEIVYVLETYTNDCMKKRNQYMVDRSLYCICAQIYSTGGTAQTVQYARQNRVKVINITI comes from the coding sequence ATGGAAAAAACAAAAACATGCTGTTTTGCAGGTCATCGCAGGTTACCGAAAGATAATATCCAGCGCATTATGATACGCCTTAACCAAGAGATAGACAACCTCATCAGTCAAGGCGTAACGGATTTCATATCAGGCGGTGCCCTTGGATTTGACCAGATAGCAGCTTCAGTGATTACTGCAAAAAAGGAAATGGGATATGATGTCAAGTTAGTATTTGCCTTGCCGTGCAGAAATCAGGATGTACTTTGGACTACAGAGCAGAAAAAGCTATATCATGGGTTGCTTGATGAAGCGGATGAGATTGTTTATGTTTTAGAGACTTACACCAATGATTGCATGAAAAAACGAAATCAATACATGGTGGATAGGTCATTGTACTGTATCTGTGCCCAGATATATTCGACTGGAGGAACGGCTCAGACTGTACAATATGCAAGGCAAAACCGTGTAAAAGTAATTAATATAACAATATAG
- a CDS encoding Crp/Fnr family transcriptional regulator, with product MKRYKDNLRLSNYLEKFTLREIIDENLELSHEFFQFKKGDLICVLGEKIEHFYILLEGNVKVFTVSADGKILCLRIFDSITNLGDIELFTETRYRCHVEALSDCLCIAFPIDKIKTYGLNNSIFLKYLCIDLCNKFDAISSISSNNILYPLKNRLVGYILEYMNKTSKLAEFPFSYKELSEILGVSYRHLSRCINELEAQGLIKKMGTKIKVLKENEMKSFEFDSYPHK from the coding sequence ATGAAAAGATATAAAGACAATCTAAGATTAAGCAACTATTTAGAAAAATTTACTTTGAGAGAGATTATTGACGAAAATCTTGAGCTGAGTCATGAATTTTTTCAATTTAAGAAAGGCGATCTGATCTGTGTATTAGGCGAGAAAATCGAGCATTTTTACATACTATTAGAAGGAAATGTAAAGGTATTTACCGTTTCAGCAGATGGTAAAATATTGTGTTTGAGAATATTTGATTCAATCACTAATTTAGGTGATATCGAGCTTTTTACTGAAACCAGATATAGATGTCATGTAGAAGCTCTTTCAGACTGTTTATGTATAGCTTTTCCTATAGATAAGATAAAAACTTACGGACTGAACAATAGCATTTTTTTAAAATATCTATGCATTGATTTATGTAATAAATTTGATGCTATCAGCAGCATAAGTTCAAATAACATCTTATATCCACTGAAAAACCGTTTAGTTGGATACATTTTGGAATATATGAATAAAACTTCAAAATTAGCTGAGTTTCCTTTTTCCTATAAAGAACTATCCGAAATCCTCGGAGTAAGTTATCGGCATTTAAGCAGATGTATAAATGAACTGGAAGCTCAAGGACTCATTAAGAAGATGGGAACTAAAATAAAAGTACTAAAGGAAAATGAAATGAAAAGTTTTGAATTTGATAGTTATCCCCATAAATAG
- a CDS encoding 4Fe-4S binding protein, with protein MRQRIRKGILIFSLLMFPITFMLLSPFVIVVSASNGVLNGSAMIFGTLLLFSMVGSRLFCGWLCPGGALQEHITVVNSRHWNSKGKNMSKYMIWTIWFFFIVYLWLQNRPLKGNFLYFIEFNLQFFIIYSIVMTLIYLFTIMTGRRGMCHSLCWMAPFMVIGEKLGDFLHIPRFRLKAKAEDCISCGKCTKNCPMGLDVAAMVKEEVTDSYECINCLECVDGCPKKAISFGIYQKQR; from the coding sequence ATGAGACAGCGGATTCGCAAAGGTATACTTATTTTTTCCTTACTTATGTTTCCCATAACATTTATGCTTTTATCACCTTTTGTGATTGTAGTATCTGCGTCGAATGGTGTACTGAATGGGAGTGCAATGATTTTTGGGACACTTTTATTGTTTTCTATGGTTGGTAGTCGTCTTTTTTGTGGATGGCTTTGTCCCGGCGGTGCCTTACAGGAGCATATTACCGTGGTCAATAGTCGCCACTGGAATAGTAAAGGAAAAAACATGTCTAAATATATGATATGGACAATTTGGTTTTTTTTCATTGTTTATTTATGGCTGCAAAATCGTCCACTAAAGGGAAATTTTTTGTATTTTATTGAATTTAATCTGCAATTTTTTATTATATATTCCATTGTAATGACCTTAATTTATTTGTTTACAATTATGACCGGTAGACGGGGAATGTGCCATAGTCTTTGCTGGATGGCACCTTTTATGGTAATTGGTGAAAAGCTAGGAGATTTTTTGCATATCCCCAGATTTAGACTAAAAGCAAAAGCTGAAGACTGTATTTCCTGTGGTAAATGTACCAAGAATTGTCCTATGGGTTTGGATGTAGCAGCCATGGTTAAAGAAGAGGTGACGGATTCTTACGAATGTATCAATTGTTTGGAGTGCGTGGATGGATGTCCCAAGAAAGCAATCAGCTTCGGAATATATCAAAAACAGCGATAA